A region from the Halomarina litorea genome encodes:
- a CDS encoding metallophosphoesterase, giving the protein MMLEPVPGEPAAVAVCDGTRVLVLADYHAGLEVALRYDGVELRSRARERREAVLTLLERTGADRVVFLGDLANAIGNPSTEERTELATLLGAVAGRVPVTVVKGNHDGDIEDVADEVDAHHPVAVTSTDGVRMGDVGFVHGHTWPAVEVLEADVVAMGHEHPMVRLEDEVGGARAERAWLRGKLVPDPFEDHHGASLDIDGELVVCPGFNDLLGGTWTNTGQGFLSPYLPDGFRDAQAYLLDGTRLGNYEQV; this is encoded by the coding sequence CTGATGCTGGAACCGGTCCCGGGTGAACCGGCCGCCGTCGCGGTCTGCGACGGGACGCGGGTGCTCGTGCTCGCGGACTACCACGCGGGACTGGAGGTCGCCCTGCGCTACGACGGCGTCGAACTCAGGAGCCGCGCCCGGGAGCGCCGCGAGGCGGTGCTGACCTTGCTGGAGCGAACCGGGGCCGACCGCGTCGTCTTCCTCGGTGACCTCGCCAACGCCATCGGGAACCCCTCGACGGAGGAGCGAACCGAGTTGGCGACGCTCCTCGGAGCCGTCGCGGGGCGGGTCCCGGTGACCGTCGTGAAGGGCAACCACGACGGCGACATCGAGGACGTGGCCGACGAGGTGGACGCCCACCACCCTGTCGCGGTGACGTCGACCGACGGCGTCCGGATGGGCGACGTGGGCTTCGTCCACGGGCACACGTGGCCCGCAGTCGAGGTGCTGGAAGCCGACGTCGTGGCGATGGGCCACGAACACCCGATGGTCAGACTGGAAGACGAGGTGGGCGGGGCGCGCGCCGAACGGGCGTGGCTCCGGGGGAAGCTGGTACCGGACCCGTTCGAGGACCACCACGGCGCGTCACTCGACATCGACGGCGAACTCGTCGTCTGTCCGGGGTTCAACGACCTGCTCGGCGGGACGTGGACGAACACCGGACAGGGCTTTCTCTCGCCGTACCTCCCGGACGGGTTCCGGGACGCGCAGGCGTACCTGCTCGACGGGACCCGATTGGGGAACTACGAGCAGGTGTGA
- a CDS encoding DEAD/DEAH box helicase, giving the protein MDAFTHLGSEVRSALSKRGFATPTEPQRRAIPTLAAGDHALVIAPTGTGKTETAMLPVLNAIVEQRHGEGVPFGISALYITPLRALNRDMRERLEWWGEELNLDVDVRHGDTTQYQRQKQAENPPDVLVTTPETLQAMLTGEKLRRALSDVSHVVVDEVHELAAAKRGAQLTIGMERLRELAGPFQRVGLSATVGDPEEVGKFLTGDRGCEIIEVDVGSKLDLRVLQPEITPEDERLAGRLMTTESIASHVRAIRDIIESHDSTLVFVNTRQTAEALGSRFKELDTNIGIHHGSLSKEARIEVEDQFKAGELDALLCTSSMELGIDVGRIDHVVQYQSPREVSRLLQRVGRAGHRRDVVSAGTVIATMPDDVFESLAIARRAQSGHVEPADIHHGSLDTVANQIAGLLMDFGEIGAMRAYEIITRAYPFREVTREQFREVIRELSNNRILWLEEDADRLEKSSGTWQYFYANLSMIPDEATYAVEDMASGRQVGTLDERFVVNFADPGEVFIQRGEMWRITEVDEEEEEVKVSPVEDPGGEVPSWVGQEIPVPYDVAQDVADLRARARDRFEEGQRREEVARWVTEEYPTDAHTASEALKQVERHTMAMPSADRVVVEFQGRDVVLNAAFGHKINETLGRVLSALIGQQTGSSVGMEIDPYRIELEVPRGVRASNVVDVLEDTDPDHLGALIELSLKNADALKFKLAQVAAKFGALKRYRGRGSSNQFGRGRLLEALRDTPVYDEAVREILHEDLAVPEASDVLRRIQDGRIAIEVVGERTPIGTGGRSSGQELLAPENADASVIETVKERIRDDRMLLFCLHCKDWKRKQQVKRIPDELSCPKCGSTRVAALNPWADEVIDAITSEEKDEEQAKMTRRAYQSANLVQSHGKQAVVALAARGVGPHNAARIIAKLRENEEDFYRDIISEEKRYARTQSFWD; this is encoded by the coding sequence ATGGACGCGTTCACGCACCTCGGAAGCGAGGTGCGGAGTGCGCTCTCGAAGCGGGGATTCGCCACGCCCACGGAGCCACAGCGCCGGGCGATTCCGACACTCGCGGCGGGCGACCACGCCCTCGTCATCGCCCCGACGGGGACCGGGAAGACGGAGACGGCGATGCTGCCCGTCCTGAACGCAATCGTCGAGCAACGACACGGCGAGGGCGTCCCGTTCGGCATCTCGGCGCTCTACATCACGCCGCTGCGGGCGCTCAACCGCGACATGCGCGAGCGACTGGAGTGGTGGGGCGAGGAGTTGAACCTCGACGTGGACGTCCGCCACGGCGATACCACCCAGTACCAGCGACAGAAGCAGGCAGAGAACCCGCCAGACGTGCTGGTGACGACGCCCGAGACGCTACAGGCGATGCTCACCGGCGAGAAACTCAGGCGAGCGCTCTCGGACGTCTCGCACGTCGTCGTCGACGAGGTACACGAACTCGCCGCCGCCAAGCGGGGCGCGCAGTTGACCATCGGGATGGAGCGACTGCGGGAACTCGCCGGCCCCTTCCAGCGAGTCGGACTGTCGGCGACGGTGGGCGACCCGGAGGAGGTGGGGAAGTTCCTCACCGGCGACCGGGGCTGTGAGATAATCGAGGTGGACGTCGGGAGCAAACTCGACCTGCGGGTGCTCCAACCCGAGATAACGCCCGAGGACGAGCGACTGGCGGGTCGGCTGATGACCACGGAGTCCATCGCCAGCCACGTCCGCGCGATTCGAGACATCATCGAGTCCCACGACTCGACGCTCGTGTTCGTCAACACCCGACAGACCGCCGAGGCACTCGGGTCGCGGTTCAAGGAACTCGACACGAACATCGGCATCCACCACGGGTCGCTCTCGAAGGAGGCGCGCATCGAGGTCGAAGACCAGTTCAAGGCCGGGGAACTCGACGCGCTGCTGTGCACCTCCTCGATGGAACTGGGCATCGACGTGGGGCGCATCGACCACGTCGTCCAGTACCAGTCCCCCCGCGAGGTGTCCCGTCTCCTCCAGCGAGTGGGGCGGGCGGGCCACCGCCGGGACGTGGTGTCGGCGGGGACGGTCATCGCGACGATGCCCGACGACGTCTTCGAGTCGCTGGCCATCGCTCGCCGGGCGCAGTCGGGCCACGTCGAACCGGCGGACATCCACCACGGCAGTCTCGACACCGTCGCCAACCAGATCGCGGGCCTACTGATGGACTTCGGGGAAATCGGCGCGATGCGGGCCTACGAGATAATCACCCGCGCGTACCCCTTCCGCGAGGTGACGAGAGAGCAGTTCCGCGAGGTGATTCGGGAACTCTCGAACAACCGCATCCTCTGGCTGGAGGAGGACGCGGATAGACTGGAGAAGTCCAGCGGGACGTGGCAGTACTTCTACGCCAACCTCTCGATGATTCCCGACGAGGCGACCTACGCCGTCGAGGACATGGCCTCCGGTCGGCAGGTCGGCACCCTCGACGAGCGGTTCGTCGTCAACTTCGCCGACCCGGGCGAGGTGTTCATCCAGCGCGGCGAGATGTGGCGCATCACCGAGGTGGACGAGGAAGAGGAGGAAGTGAAGGTGTCGCCCGTCGAGGACCCCGGCGGCGAGGTTCCCTCGTGGGTCGGACAGGAGATACCGGTCCCCTACGACGTGGCACAGGACGTCGCGGACCTGCGGGCGCGGGCCAGAGACCGGTTCGAAGAGGGGCAGCGTCGAGAGGAGGTGGCCCGGTGGGTCACGGAGGAGTACCCCACCGACGCCCACACCGCGAGCGAGGCGCTGAAACAGGTCGAACGGCACACGATGGCGATGCCGTCGGCCGACCGCGTCGTCGTGGAGTTTCAGGGCCGCGACGTGGTGCTGAACGCCGCCTTCGGCCACAAGATAAACGAGACGCTCGGGCGGGTGCTGTCGGCGCTCATCGGCCAGCAGACCGGGTCGTCGGTGGGAATGGAGATAGACCCCTACCGCATCGAACTGGAGGTGCCCCGTGGAGTTCGGGCCTCGAACGTCGTCGACGTACTGGAGGACACCGACCCGGACCACCTGGGAGCGCTCATCGAGTTGAGCCTGAAGAACGCCGACGCGCTGAAGTTCAAACTCGCGCAGGTGGCGGCGAAGTTCGGCGCGCTCAAACGCTACCGGGGGCGCGGGAGTTCGAACCAGTTCGGTCGCGGGCGCCTCCTGGAGGCCCTGCGCGACACGCCCGTCTACGACGAGGCGGTCCGCGAGATACTCCACGAGGACCTCGCGGTGCCCGAGGCGAGCGACGTCCTCCGGCGGATACAGGACGGCCGTATCGCAATCGAGGTTGTCGGCGAGCGCACCCCCATCGGGACGGGCGGACGCTCGTCGGGACAGGAACTGCTCGCCCCGGAGAACGCCGACGCGAGCGTCATCGAGACGGTGAAAGAGCGCATCCGGGACGACCGGATGCTCCTCTTCTGCCTGCACTGCAAGGACTGGAAGCGCAAACAGCAGGTCAAACGCATCCCGGACGAACTCTCGTGCCCCAAGTGCGGGTCGACGCGCGTCGCGGCGCTGAACCCGTGGGCGGACGAGGTGATAGACGCCATCACGAGCGAGGAGAAAGACGAGGAACAGGCGAAGATGACCCGCCGGGCCTACCAGTCGGCGAACCTCGTCCAGAGCCACGGCAAGCAGGCCGTCGTGGCTCTCGCCGCCCGTGGCGTCGGCCCGCACAACGCCGCGCGCATCATCGCGAAACTCCGCGAGAACGAGGAGGACTTCTACCGCGACATCATCAGTGAGGAGAAGCGCTACGCCCGGACGCAGTCGTTCTGGGACTGA
- a CDS encoding AAA family ATPase, translating into MSKKPGVDLTVQGAEKRDAGRGIARLSNATCRTLSILSGETVVVEGDRETVAKVWPGGEDGVIRMDADTRRNAGVNVGDVVTVRAETVEDASRVTVELPRTPPHDDLADYVKRHLLDRPIRADERVRLERIDDYAEIVATDPEGTVRVTDSTRVTVRPGGDPVERTAGTSMGRSGSGGGGAGGSGSSGEVESTPSRPTKTDVTYEDIGGLDEELDLIREMIELPLSEPDLFRRLGVDPPKGVLLHGPPGTGKTLIAKAVANEVDAYFTDISGPEVVSKYKGDSEERIREKFAEAREHSPAILFIDEIDSIAGARDEDADMENRVVAQLLTELDGLAGRDEVVVIGATNRVDSLDPALRRGGRFDREIEIGVPNETGRREILDVHTRGMPLAGDVDLDLLAERTHGFVGADIRTLATEAAMASLRRYRHDRETRDREGAAEPDEASDGEAGGGDEGSDETAPEPELSVTRADFESAMAAVDPSAMREYVVETPLTTFDDVGGLDEVKATLRESVMWPLSYERLFEATRTNPPTGILMYGPPGTGKTLLARAIAGESQVNFIHVAGPELIDKYVGESEKAIRELFDRARQTAPTIVFFDEIDALAGRRGGEQDVTERVVSQLLTELDGLQDNPNLIVLAATNRYEALDPALLRPGRLESHVEVPLPDHDARRAILAVHTEGKPIEEDVDLDDLAAETEGFSGADLEALVRQASLRAIRDLAEEVGPEEANDRADEIRITREHFERGMAAADPRRD; encoded by the coding sequence ATGAGCAAGAAGCCCGGCGTGGACCTCACCGTGCAGGGCGCGGAGAAGCGTGACGCCGGACGCGGCATCGCCCGCCTCTCGAACGCCACCTGCCGGACGCTGAGCATCCTCAGCGGCGAGACGGTCGTCGTCGAGGGCGACCGGGAAACGGTCGCGAAGGTGTGGCCCGGCGGCGAGGACGGCGTCATCCGGATGGACGCCGACACGCGTCGGAACGCGGGCGTCAACGTCGGCGACGTCGTCACCGTCCGCGCCGAGACCGTCGAGGACGCCTCGCGGGTCACCGTCGAACTCCCCCGCACGCCCCCCCACGACGACCTCGCGGACTACGTCAAGCGCCACCTCCTCGACCGACCCATCCGCGCCGACGAACGCGTCCGCCTCGAACGCATCGACGACTACGCCGAAATCGTCGCCACCGACCCCGAGGGGACCGTCCGCGTCACCGACTCGACGCGGGTGACGGTCCGTCCCGGCGGCGACCCCGTCGAGCGAACCGCCGGGACCTCGATGGGCCGGTCGGGGTCCGGGGGCGGCGGTGCCGGAGGGTCGGGGTCCTCCGGCGAGGTCGAGTCCACGCCCTCCCGGCCCACGAAGACCGACGTGACCTACGAGGACATCGGCGGCCTCGACGAGGAACTCGACCTCATCCGGGAGATGATCGAACTCCCCCTCTCGGAACCGGACCTGTTCCGTCGCCTCGGCGTCGACCCGCCGAAGGGCGTCCTCCTCCACGGGCCGCCCGGCACCGGGAAGACCCTCATCGCGAAGGCCGTCGCCAACGAGGTCGACGCCTACTTCACGGACATCTCCGGCCCGGAGGTCGTCTCGAAGTACAAGGGCGACTCGGAAGAGCGCATCCGCGAGAAGTTCGCCGAGGCGCGCGAGCACTCCCCGGCTATCCTCTTCATCGACGAGATCGACTCCATCGCGGGCGCCCGCGACGAGGACGCCGACATGGAGAACCGCGTCGTCGCCCAGCTTCTGACGGAACTCGACGGGCTCGCGGGGCGCGACGAGGTAGTCGTCATCGGCGCGACCAACCGGGTGGACTCGCTCGACCCCGCGCTCCGCCGAGGGGGTCGCTTCGACAGGGAGATCGAAATCGGCGTGCCCAACGAGACGGGCCGCCGGGAGATCCTCGACGTCCACACGCGCGGGATGCCCCTCGCGGGGGACGTGGACCTCGACTTGCTCGCGGAACGCACCCACGGGTTCGTCGGCGCGGACATCCGCACCCTCGCCACCGAGGCCGCGATGGCCTCCCTGCGGCGCTACCGCCACGACCGCGAGACGCGCGACCGCGAGGGGGCCGCCGAACCGGACGAAGCGAGTGACGGCGAGGCGGGTGGCGGAGACGAGGGGAGCGACGAAACGGCCCCAGAACCAGAACTCTCCGTGACGCGCGCGGACTTCGAGTCCGCGATGGCGGCCGTCGACCCGAGCGCCATGCGCGAGTACGTCGTCGAGACCCCACTCACCACGTTCGACGACGTGGGCGGACTGGACGAGGTGAAGGCCACCCTCCGCGAGTCGGTGATGTGGCCACTCTCCTACGAACGCCTGTTCGAGGCCACCCGGACGAACCCGCCGACGGGCATCCTCATGTACGGGCCGCCGGGGACGGGCAAGACCCTGCTCGCGCGGGCCATCGCGGGCGAGAGCCAGGTGAACTTCATCCACGTCGCCGGACCGGAACTCATCGACAAGTACGTCGGTGAGTCCGAGAAGGCCATCCGCGAACTGTTCGACCGCGCCCGCCAGACCGCCCCCACCATCGTCTTCTTCGACGAGATAGACGCCCTCGCGGGCAGACGCGGTGGCGAACAGGACGTGACCGAACGGGTCGTCTCGCAACTGCTCACGGAACTCGACGGGCTACAGGACAACCCGAACCTCATCGTCCTCGCGGCGACCAACCGGTACGAGGCGCTCGACCCCGCCCTGCTCAGACCGGGGAGGCTGGAGTCACACGTCGAGGTGCCCCTGCCGGACCACGACGCTCGCCGGGCCATCCTCGCGGTCCACACCGAGGGAAAGCCCATCGAGGAAGACGTCGACCTCGACGACCTCGCCGCCGAGACGGAGGGGTTCTCCGGCGCGGACCTCGAAGCCCTCGTCCGGCAGGCCTCGCTTCGCGCCATCCGCGACCTCGCCGAGGAGGTCGGCCCCGAGGAGGCGAACGACCGCGCCGACGAGATTCGCATCACCCGCGAACACTTCGAACGAGGGATGGCGGCCGCGGACCCGCGCCGGGACTGA
- a CDS encoding DUF7128 family protein translates to MVTQVERDDMTWHNCEACGLMFDNSEDAERHEEHCDAEEPSYLQ, encoded by the coding sequence ATGGTAACGCAGGTCGAGCGTGACGATATGACGTGGCACAACTGTGAGGCCTGTGGACTGATGTTCGACAACAGCGAGGACGCCGAGCGTCACGAGGAACACTGCGACGCCGAGGAACCCTCCTACCTCCAGTAG
- a CDS encoding shikimate kinase produces the protein MTRIGRASAPAAGTVLNALATGVGSAFAIDMETTATVDLDSGTDGVTGEIAGAPDADTRLVERCVESVVDRFGDGEDWGGRVRTESEVPMAAGLKSSSAAANATVLATLDALDASDDIERIDACRLGVDAARDVGVTVTGAFDDASASMLGGLTVTDNSSDGLLHRDDPDWDVLVWAPPEQAFSADADVARCEQVAPMADLAADLALDGEYGRAMTVNGLAFCAALDYPTAPVVAAMTRSEGVSLSGTGPSFVAVGERAALESVRDDWNTYEGDTWLTTTQTAGARTR, from the coding sequence GTGACTCGCATCGGACGGGCGAGCGCGCCCGCGGCGGGCACCGTCCTCAACGCCCTCGCGACGGGCGTGGGGTCGGCGTTCGCCATCGACATGGAGACCACGGCGACCGTCGACCTCGATTCGGGGACGGACGGCGTCACCGGCGAGATAGCGGGCGCACCGGACGCCGACACCCGCCTCGTCGAACGATGCGTCGAGTCCGTCGTCGACCGGTTCGGGGACGGCGAGGACTGGGGCGGTCGGGTCCGCACCGAGAGCGAGGTGCCGATGGCCGCCGGCCTGAAGAGTTCGAGCGCCGCCGCCAACGCGACGGTGCTGGCGACGCTCGACGCACTCGACGCCTCGGACGACATCGAGCGAATCGACGCCTGCCGCCTCGGCGTCGACGCCGCCCGCGACGTGGGCGTCACCGTCACCGGGGCGTTCGACGACGCCAGCGCCTCGATGCTCGGCGGCCTCACCGTCACGGACAACTCGTCGGACGGACTGCTCCACCGCGACGACCCCGACTGGGACGTGCTGGTGTGGGCACCGCCGGAGCAGGCGTTCAGCGCGGACGCGGACGTCGCCCGGTGCGAGCAGGTCGCGCCGATGGCCGACCTCGCCGCCGACCTCGCCCTCGACGGCGAGTACGGTCGGGCAATGACCGTCAACGGACTGGCGTTCTGTGCGGCACTCGACTACCCGACGGCCCCCGTCGTCGCCGCGATGACGCGAAGCGAGGGCGTGTCGCTGTCGGGGACCGGCCCGAGTTTCGTGGCGGTCGGCGAGCGGGCGGCACTGGAATCGGTGCGAGACGACTGGAACACCTACGAGGGAGACACATGGCTGACGACGACACAGACAGCGGGCGCACGGACGAGATGA
- a CDS encoding chorismate mutase, whose protein sequence is MADDDTDSGRTDEMSLDELRDEIRNIDREIVELIAQRTYVADTIAGVKRDQGLSTTDEGQEAAVMDRAGENAERFEVDANMVKAIFRLLIELNKIEQRHTTEIDGLRGDGESDE, encoded by the coding sequence ATGGCTGACGACGACACAGACAGCGGGCGCACGGACGAGATGAGCCTCGACGAACTGCGCGACGAGATTCGAAACATCGACCGGGAGATCGTCGAACTCATCGCCCAGCGAACCTACGTCGCCGATACCATCGCAGGGGTCAAACGCGACCAGGGACTGTCGACGACCGACGAGGGACAAGAGGCGGCGGTGATGGACCGCGCCGGCGAGAACGCCGAACGCTTCGAGGTGGACGCCAACATGGTGAAGGCCATCTTCCGGTTGCTCATCGAACTGAACAAGATCGAGCAACGACACACTACGGAAATCGACGGACTGCGCGGTGATGGGGAGTCTGACGAATAG
- a CDS encoding nuclear transport factor 2 family protein: MSSTTAQSNVELVESLYAAFAEGDMEATMAGWTEDIEWVAVEGGPYGGTYTGSQAIAEHVFQPLAEDWSEFALVNKQFIDAGDTVVVTGIIDAIAAASGTAVEAAFAHVLTIENGGVTRFVEYADTHPMQQAL, translated from the coding sequence ATGTCAAGCACTACCGCACAATCGAACGTCGAACTGGTCGAGTCGCTGTACGCCGCGTTCGCCGAGGGTGACATGGAGGCGACGATGGCGGGATGGACCGAGGACATCGAGTGGGTCGCCGTCGAAGGGGGACCCTACGGCGGGACCTACACCGGGTCACAGGCCATCGCGGAGCACGTCTTCCAGCCGCTCGCCGAGGACTGGAGCGAGTTCGCGCTCGTAAACAAGCAGTTCATCGATGCTGGTGACACGGTCGTGGTGACCGGAATTATCGACGCGATAGCTGCGGCGTCTGGTACCGCTGTCGAGGCGGCGTTCGCTCACGTCCTGACCATCGAGAACGGTGGGGTGACCCGGTTCGTCGAGTACGCTGACACACACCCCATGCAGCAAGCACTGTAG
- a CDS encoding serine hydrolase domain-containing protein, with amino-acid sequence MTTASSAADAVAVHGTVAPGFEPVREVFAGNFAERDELGAALAVYHYGDPVVDLWGGHRDTAREHPWEAETMVLVASGTKGMAAAAIAVALSRGLFALDDRIADHWPAFAQGGKGDVTVRQLLSHQAGLATLDGRLSPEQIADVEFLSELLAREDLDWEPGTRQGYHAFTLGWYASELLRHTDGRTLGRFFAEEVAEPLDLTFYIGLPEHVPDERVAALDAFGPLDMFRNLRTMSPRFVLSFFNPWSVTSRALNVLGTRRPADLNSRAFRAVEIPSANGIGTARSMAQLYGDLATGGRALGLGGSVFAELTAPPVPPSGETSDVVIGIETAYAMGYSKPSPDFRFGTSDSAFGTPGAGGSFGFADPDVGLGFAYTPNRMGLHLKDDPREVELRNAVYECIERRGPKTTSARTRG; translated from the coding sequence ATGACGACTGCATCTTCGGCTGCCGATGCCGTGGCGGTTCACGGCACCGTTGCGCCCGGCTTCGAACCGGTCCGCGAGGTGTTCGCGGGGAACTTCGCCGAGCGAGACGAACTCGGCGCGGCCCTCGCCGTCTACCACTACGGCGACCCCGTCGTGGACCTCTGGGGTGGCCACCGGGACACCGCCCGTGAACACCCATGGGAGGCCGAGACAATGGTCCTCGTGGCCTCGGGGACGAAAGGGATGGCGGCTGCGGCCATTGCCGTCGCCCTCTCCCGTGGACTGTTCGCGCTCGACGACCGTATCGCCGACCACTGGCCGGCGTTCGCGCAGGGCGGGAAGGGTGACGTGACGGTCCGGCAGTTGTTGAGCCACCAGGCGGGGCTCGCGACGCTCGATGGGCGGCTGTCACCCGAACAAATCGCCGACGTGGAGTTCCTCTCGGAGCTACTCGCGAGGGAGGACCTCGACTGGGAGCCCGGGACGCGCCAAGGGTATCACGCGTTCACGCTGGGCTGGTACGCAAGCGAACTGCTCCGACACACCGACGGGCGGACGTTGGGCCGGTTCTTCGCCGAGGAGGTGGCGGAACCGCTCGACCTCACGTTCTACATCGGGCTGCCCGAACACGTACCAGACGAGCGCGTAGCCGCCCTCGATGCGTTCGGACCGCTGGACATGTTCCGGAACCTCCGCACGATGTCACCCCGGTTCGTCCTGTCGTTCTTCAACCCCTGGTCGGTGACGAGCCGGGCATTGAACGTCCTCGGCACGCGACGCCCGGCAGACCTGAACAGTCGTGCGTTCCGCGCCGTCGAGATTCCCTCGGCCAACGGTATCGGGACCGCTCGCTCGATGGCACAACTGTACGGCGACCTGGCGACAGGCGGAAGAGCATTGGGACTCGGCGGGTCAGTGTTCGCCGAACTGACTGCACCCCCGGTACCACCGTCCGGTGAGACGAGTGACGTCGTCATCGGCATCGAGACGGCGTACGCGATGGGGTACTCGAAACCGTCACCCGACTTCCGGTTCGGGACATCCGACTCCGCGTTCGGCACGCCCGGTGCTGGCGGGTCGTTCGGGTTCGCGGACCCCGATGTGGGGCTGGGTTTCGCCTACACCCCGAACCGGATGGGCCTCCACCTGAAGGACGACCCCCGAGAAGTGGAACTCAGGAACGCCGTCTACGAGTGCATCGAACGCCGGGGTCCGAAGACGACCTCGGCTCGTACTCGAGGCTGA
- a CDS encoding DUF4188 domain-containing protein: MGHVISGRMAAEIDGDFVLYINGFRLNRLRAIHKWFLAGRKIGAMFEELATDPDSGFLGYQPALQGLRGGGSIQYWRSLEDLQRFAQNPNDMHVPAWRWVNENLRNGEVGFWAEIYLIEDGNYETFYRDMPPKGLGGLTTLVPMAAHTRRLGMTTNRSGPDERQSGAAK; this comes from the coding sequence ATGGGACACGTAATCAGTGGCCGAATGGCTGCGGAGATCGATGGCGACTTCGTACTGTACATCAACGGATTTCGGCTCAACAGGCTCCGTGCCATCCACAAGTGGTTCCTCGCAGGGCGAAAGATCGGTGCGATGTTCGAGGAACTGGCGACCGACCCGGACAGCGGGTTCCTCGGCTACCAGCCAGCGTTGCAGGGACTCCGCGGTGGCGGCTCGATTCAGTACTGGCGGTCACTCGAAGACCTCCAGCGGTTCGCACAGAACCCGAACGACATGCACGTTCCCGCCTGGAGGTGGGTCAACGAGAACCTGCGAAACGGTGAAGTCGGCTTCTGGGCTGAAATCTACCTCATCGAGGACGGCAACTACGAGACCTTCTACCGAGACATGCCCCCGAAAGGGTTGGGCGGTCTGACGACCCTCGTCCCGATGGCTGCCCACACGCGCCGCCTCGGCATGACGACGAACCGCTCGGGACCGGACGAACGCCAGTCGGGAGCAGCGAAATGA
- a CDS encoding carbonic anhydrase: protein MHERFVELLERNADHASEFQSRFGDVQDAQHPNAVTVCCSDSRVLQDHMWGNDEPGGIFTCSNIGNRVVQRTDAGTVVSGDVLYPLAHTGTDLAVVVGHTGCGAVTAAYDDLTGGIEEPPGIEHCLALLEPHLQSGIDALPDDLDREDAVNHLVEYNVDRQVDSLVESDDVPEGVTVVGVVYDFQDVYSDRRGEVHVVNVDGERDADALREAHPEVAARVTRRWEY, encoded by the coding sequence ATGCACGAGCGATTCGTCGAACTGCTCGAACGGAACGCCGACCACGCCAGCGAGTTCCAGTCGCGCTTCGGCGACGTCCAGGACGCACAGCACCCGAACGCGGTCACGGTCTGCTGTTCGGACTCGCGAGTCCTGCAGGACCACATGTGGGGCAACGACGAACCGGGCGGAATCTTCACGTGTAGCAACATCGGGAACCGCGTCGTCCAGCGAACGGACGCCGGGACCGTCGTCTCGGGCGACGTCCTCTACCCTCTCGCGCACACCGGGACCGACCTCGCCGTCGTCGTCGGCCACACCGGGTGCGGGGCGGTCACGGCGGCCTACGACGACCTGACCGGCGGCATCGAGGAACCGCCCGGCATCGAACACTGCCTCGCACTGCTCGAACCCCACCTCCAGTCGGGGATCGACGCCCTCCCCGACGACCTCGACCGCGAGGACGCGGTGAACCACCTCGTGGAGTACAACGTCGACCGGCAGGTCGATTCGCTCGTCGAGAGCGACGACGTCCCCGAGGGCGTCACCGTCGTCGGCGTCGTCTACGACTTCCAGGACGTCTACTCCGACCGGCGCGGGGAGGTCCACGTGGTCAACGTCGACGGCGAACGGGACGCCGACGCCCTGCGGGAGGCCCACCCGGAGGTCGCAGCGCGGGTGACGCGCCGCTGGGAGTACTGA
- a CDS encoding low molecular weight phosphatase family protein, whose translation MTDTTTDPGSEHRAEPTRIAFVCVQNAGRSQMSHAFAEREVERRGLDGRVDLLTGGTHPADRVHPAVVDVMDEVGVDLSGRTPRELSDEELRSCDHVATMGCSTLDLGTATGVEVRDWDLDDPDGRGLDEVREIRDEVERRVRALFDELAPATN comes from the coding sequence ATGACGGACACCACCACGGACCCGGGGAGCGAGCACCGAGCGGAACCCACCCGAATTGCCTTCGTCTGCGTCCAGAACGCCGGCCGGAGCCAGATGTCCCACGCGTTCGCCGAACGCGAGGTCGAACGTCGCGGCCTCGACGGGCGCGTCGATCTCCTGACCGGCGGGACCCACCCCGCGGACCGCGTCCACCCCGCGGTCGTCGACGTGATGGACGAGGTGGGCGTCGACCTCTCCGGGCGAACCCCGCGCGAGCTATCGGACGAGGAACTGCGCTCGTGCGACCACGTGGCGACGATGGGGTGTTCGACGCTCGACCTCGGGACGGCGACGGGCGTCGAGGTGCGCGACTGGGACCTCGACGACCCCGACGGGAGGGGACTGGACGAGGTTCGCGAGATTCGTGACGAGGTCGAGCGTCGGGTGCGGGCGCTGTTCGACGAGCTAGCGCCCGCGACGAACTGA